The genomic region ACCGGGCATAAGCCTGAAGGCGCCCGTAGCTCGCTAAAAGGAGGAAAGATATGAGAGTAAAGACAAGCCCAAGAAGGTACAGAAGGAAAAAGCTCAAAAAGCTCACGAAAGGGTACTTCGGTGCCAAGCACAAGCTTTACAGAACAATGAAAATCCAGGTAATGAAATCTCTCTTTTACGCTTACAGACACAGGAGAGAAAGAAAGAGAGAATTTAGAAGACTCTGGATTGCAAGAATTAACGCAGCAGTCAGACAGTTTGGTCTAAACTACAGCAGATTCATCAACGGTCTTAAAAAAGCCGGCATAGAACTTGATAGAAAGGTACTTGCAGACATCGCAGTTAGGGACCCGGAAGGATTTAAGGCTCTTGTTGAAAAAGTTAAAGCAGCTCTTTAAGATTTGGTGGGGAAGGGTCCTTCCCCCCTTTAAACTTCATACAGGATAGAGGGGAAAATGAACCTTGAAACACTCGAAAAACTCAAATCAAAATTCATAGAAGAACTTTCAAAAATAGAAAATCTCAAAAGCCTTGACGAACTTAGAGTAAAATACATCGGAAGGAAAGGAGAAGTTACATCGCTCCTCAAAAGAATTCCGGAACTGCCACCGGAAGAGAGAAAATCTTTTGGAAAAGCATGCAACGAACTCAAAAAAGAAGTTGAAACGCTATTGCAAAACCGCATAAAAGAACTAAAAGCAAGAGAGAAAGAGGAAAAACTCAAAAAGGAATTTATAGATATAACACTCCCTGGAAGAAGAATCCCCTCTGGAGCACTTCACCCAATAACAAAAACCTTATCAGAAATAACAAAAATATTTACATCTATGGGATTTGCTATCGCAAGCGGTCCAGAAATAGAAACAGACTTTTACAACTTTGAAGCTCTCAATATACCTAAAGGACATCCTGCAAGAGAGATGCAGGACACCTTCTACATAAAAGAAGAGGTGGTTTTAAGAACCCACACATCACCTGTGCAAATTAGAGTCATGGAATCAACAAATCCTCCAATTCAGATAATAGCACCCGGTAAGGTTTATAGAAAAGACGCAGACCTTACACACACCCCCATGTTCCATCAGGTTGAAGGACTTATGGTTGATACATCAGTAACATTTGCAGACCTAAAAGGTGTTCTTGAACTTTTCTTGAGAGAATTCTTCGGTTCTGAAACAAAAGTTAGATTTAGACCAAGCTTCTTTCCATTTACAGAACCAAGTGCCGAAGTGGATATTGGCTGTGTAATATGCGGTGGCAAAGGCTGTAAAGTATGTAAAGGAACAGGGTGGCTTGAAGTCCTTGGCTGTGGAATGGTCGACCCTGCAGTGTTCAAGGCAGTAAACATCGATCCCGAAATTTACCAGGGATTCGCCTTTGGAATGGGCGTTGAAAGACTTACAATGCTCAAATACGGAATAGACGATTTAAGACTTTTCTTTGAAAACGACTTAAGATTCATAAAACAGTTCAAAGGGTTGGAAGTATGAGAATAACGTACAACTGGTTAAAAGAGTTCATAGATATTGAAGACCTATCTCCGCAGGAAGT from Desulfurobacterium sp. TC5-1 harbors:
- the pheS gene encoding phenylalanine--tRNA ligase subunit alpha, with translation MNLETLEKLKSKFIEELSKIENLKSLDELRVKYIGRKGEVTSLLKRIPELPPEERKSFGKACNELKKEVETLLQNRIKELKAREKEEKLKKEFIDITLPGRRIPSGALHPITKTLSEITKIFTSMGFAIASGPEIETDFYNFEALNIPKGHPAREMQDTFYIKEEVVLRTHTSPVQIRVMESTNPPIQIIAPGKVYRKDADLTHTPMFHQVEGLMVDTSVTFADLKGVLELFLREFFGSETKVRFRPSFFPFTEPSAEVDIGCVICGGKGCKVCKGTGWLEVLGCGMVDPAVFKAVNIDPEIYQGFAFGMGVERLTMLKYGIDDLRLFFENDLRFIKQFKGLEV
- the rplT gene encoding 50S ribosomal protein L20, yielding MRVKTSPRRYRRKKLKKLTKGYFGAKHKLYRTMKIQVMKSLFYAYRHRRERKREFRRLWIARINAAVRQFGLNYSRFINGLKKAGIELDRKVLADIAVRDPEGFKALVEKVKAAL